ACGGTCGAGCGAGAACGCCTCGTCATAGATATCTGTGTCGCGTTCAAGTCTGGCGTCTGTCGGGATCAGATAGTTTGTGCCATCGATCTCGATCCCATGACCTGCATAGTAAACCAGGGCGATGTCGGCATCGCGGGCCTGATCGGCGAAATCTCTCAGTGCCCGCCGCATGTCGGTGAAGGAAAGGTTGAGCCTTGAGTCAACCACATCGAATCCTGCGCCTTTTAACGTCGCAGCGATGGCCGCAGCGTCGTTGGCCGGGTTTGGAAGCAGCGGTGCGTTTTGATAACTGGAATTGCCGAGCACCAGAGCCACGCGTTTCGTCGCCCAGGCTGGCTGAGAAACGAGGAATAGCGAAGCAGCAAGAAGAACAAAAAATCTGAGGTGCGTGTACAAGCTCATGGCGCAACGTCCAGCATCTGCCCCGAAGAGGGATAGCGTCAACGAAGATGGCCGCGCAAAATCCCACCGCACGCTACTGGCGGCCGCTTATCTCCGTACAGTAACCCCGATCCATTCCTGATGTTGTCGTTCTGTGAAGTGAAGACGTTCAAGAAAGCACGGAAGATTGTAGAGGCCAAAAGCGTTGCTCGGTTCGCATGAGGATAACCGCGTCTATTGGCGGTTTGTTGCGATGCGAGATGGTCCTTGCTCGTCGGTGCCGCTGAAGCGGTGTGCGCGCGATTCCGCTGAGCGATCGACGGGGCATGGCGAAATAGTATCGTGATTTCAGAAGCTTAGTTCGGGGAATTGCTGTCCATCGTCATTTGCTGTGCGCCGCCCGCCTGACACGCACAACAGTCGGTCGGTGACGAATTCTGGTGCGTTCCTGAAAACGCGTGGCTAGTGCGTTGCCGCGTGAAGGAAAGGCATGGCGGCTGTCGAGAGACTCCCATCTATCTTTCCTGCCAATTGTCTACAGCACTGATTTGGAATCTTCCAAGCACCTTTGGAATTTGTCCAAACAAGGTGTCAACTGACTCGAGTGGTCGACGGTGCCAATGTCCACGGTACCGGCGAAGTAATCGCTCTCACCGATCACCGTTGCGAGAGATGTGATGCAGCACACATCAGGAACTCGGATGAGGCGCTATTCAGGCCTTCCGCTCCCGAAAATCAACCGAGAGTCTCATGAAGCGCCTGACAATTTGTGGACTGATTGCCGTTGCGTCGCTCGTTGCCGCAACGACTATCTTGCGATCACACACGTGGCCAGTTGTCTGGACAACCGGAGCGGCCCGTTTCGCCGGCGTGCAAGAGCACCAAACCGGATCGCAGGCGGACAAACTTCCGGTTCAAGACTTCGATGATCGATCGTTGGTGTTTCCCCGCGAAAAATGAGGGCCCCACACGCGGGGCAATAGGCCGCCGTCAGGCACCGGGCGCGCCAACAACGGCATCCTTGAACCGTCAAGGGCCCATGAAATTGGTGAGACCGGGTTGCATGCCGGTTAGGCTGCCGGATAGTCCCAGGAACTGGAGCGTTGCACCGAGCCGGTCGACTTCCAGAATCGCCAGCAGCAGGGCCAGCACGACCGCGATGAAGATGAGCAGGGGAGACGCTTCCTGGTTGGTCCGACTAGGAAGATGCGATAGCCAGGTGTGAAGCCGTCGCGATAACACCTGCAAATACGCTTTCGGTCGTATGTAATGGCTGGCCCCAGCTTTGAGGTCCTAAGTGGAGCTTAGGCCCCCGTGCTGCGGTGCTCAAGACGCTGCTCGTCGCACTGTGGAACGGAACATACAGGGCCATCGTTTTGGCTGCGCAGCAAAATTCAAGCAGAATGGGATGGTCGATCCCGCCTCATAATCGCCTGGACGGTGAATGAACCTAGGTTTGCGTCTCTCCGTTGTGCTCCTCATGGCTGCGCCGCTAGCCGGGCCCGTGCATGCGCAATTGATCGGGCATGGTGGCCCCGTGCGGGCGGTCGCCGTCTCGGTGGACGGTAAGACGGTGCTGTCGGGAAGCTTCGACACCGCGGCGATCCGATGGTCGCTGGCAACTGAATCCGCCGAGCAGGTGTTGCGCTTGCATGCGGATGCGGTGAATGCGGTCGTGTTCCTGGGCGAGACAAGAATGGCAACGGCCGGCGCGGACGGACGCATCGCGATCTGGACCGCTGGCCGACAGCAACCTGACCGAGTCTTCGAAGGTCATACGGGGCCTATCGTCGCGCTCGCTGTCTCGCCGGATGCGTCGACACTCGCGTCGGCCTCGTGGGACCGCACCGTGCGGCTGTGGTCCCTATCGGACGGCACGTCGCGCGTGCTGGAAGGGCATTCGCAAAACGTCAACGGCGTGGCGTTCATGCCGGACGGACAATCGCTCGTGAGCGTGGGCTACGACCTAACGGCGCGGATCTGGCGTTTGGCGGACGGCACGTCCGAGATTGCCACGTTCCCTGCGCCATTGAACGCAGTGGCGATTGCGCCGGATGGCGAGATCGTCACGGGCGCGGCGGACGGAAAGTTGCGCATGATGGCCGCCGATGGCAAGGAAAGCGGCAACGTCGTGGCCGACGCCACGCCAATCGTTGCCCTTGCGATCTCGCATGACGGCGCGTTGATTGCCGCGGCCGGCATTGGCGGCAACGTGGCGATCATCGATCGTAAGGCGCGCAGCGTGTTGCGCACGCTCGTCGGACCCGGCAGGCCGGTCTGGTCCGTGGCGTTCCTGCCCGATGGCGGCGCGACGCTTCTGACCGGCGGCGCCGACGGCAAGATCAGTCGCTGGAATGCGCTGACAGGCGACGCCGTCGGCTCGAAGCTGTCGGGCACGCCAGCCGACCCGCTCGCCGCCTATGCCGGCGATCACGGCGCCGAAATCTTCAGGGCCTGCGTCGCCTGTCACACGTTGTCCGACAAGGAAACGCAGCGCGCGGGCCCGACGTTGGCGGGATTATACGGTCGGAAGATCGCGTCGTTGCCGGGCTATCGCTTTTCCGATGCACTCAAGACCATGGATATCGTCTGGACGCCCGAGACGGTTGCAAGACTGTTCGAGATTGGTCCGACTGCCTATACACCCGGCACCAAGATGCCGGAGCAGCGTATCGGTTCGCCGGAAGATCGCCACGCACTCACGGCGTTTCTGGCGCGCGTTACCGCGAAGTAGCCATTTGCGCGAATGCTATGCTCTTAGTTCTTGTGGTCACGTTGGCGCAAATAGTCATCGGTCGTCCGCGGCGGGGCCCTCTCGGGCACACCGGCGGACGGATCGAATTGCTGTTCGCTCATGACGATGACGCGGCAGTCGGCGCACATCCGCAAGGCGTCGAGGCGCTTGTCGCCAACCGGGTACATCCAATGCCGGCCCTCGAGCTTTGCCGCGATCCGGTCGATCGTGCTCTTGACGCCGAACGGCGTGCCGCAGCGGACGCACAGCGCGGGCTCTTCCTCCTTGATCACGACCGCGGGTGCGCGGGCCGCGCGGAAATCGATCTGCGGCCTGAGACTGATGACCTTTTCGGGACACGTGCTCTGGCACAGGCCGCATTGCACACAGGCGTCTTCGGCGAACTTGAGCACGGGCCGTTCGGGATCGTCGCGGAGCGCGCCGGTCGGGCACACCGAGACGCAGGACAGGCACAAGGTGCATCCATCCGTGTTGACGCTGATCGCGCCGACGGGCGCGCCTTGCGGCAGAGCAACCACGTCGACCGGCGTTGGCGCCAGGCGGTGTAATTCGCTCAAGGCAAATCGAAGCAGGTCGCGCCGCTTGCCGACGGTCTTGAAGGTTGCGGGCGTCTCGACCGCCGCAAGCATCTCGATCCCCCCCAGTTGCGCACCGAGCGCGTCGGGATCGTCGGTTTCGATCGTCGCGACGCGGCATCCGTCAAATCCAAGGCCGATAAGAATGGCTTCGGCCATGGCAATCGTCTGCGATAGCCCGGTCACCTCGTGCCGTGGTTTTTCACGCAGCAGGAACCGTACGGCGGATGCGCCATGGGCGAATGCGCCGATGACCGCTTCGAGCCCGACCTGCGTCAGCTCGTTGACGGCGAGGGGAAGTACGTTAGCCGGTAATCCGCCGCCATGACGGGCGAGCGCATGGATCAGTGGCGTGCCGTGCGGGCTGTCATGCAGCAACAGCACTGCATGAGCGCCGCCGGCCGCTCGATAGGCGAGCAACATGGCGCGAAGGATCTGCAGCTGAGTATCGGCTGGCGGCAGCGCGTAGGATGCAGCTCCTGTGGGGCAAGCAGCCGCGCATTGACCGCACCCTGCGCAGACTTCTGCGTTGACGGCCACATGGTCGCCGTCTGGCGTGATCGCACCGGTCGGGCAGAGATCGAGGCAGCGATGGCATCCGGTCAACTTCGAGCGCGAATGTGCGCACAGGCTGGGCGTGAAATCGACATATCTCGGCTTGTCGAAACTTCCGACGAGATCGCGAGCGGCGAGTACCGCACGCAGCACGGCTGCGGGATCTCTCGGATCCGCGCGGAGATAGCCGTCCCGCAGCTCGTGCGCGGCAAACAGCGGCGCCTCGCCGGAGAGGTCGAGCACGACATCGCAGCGCGAGGTCGCTCCGTTGCGCGGGGCTTCGAACACGAAGCGATCGCGCGACGACGGGCGGGGCTGCGCGTAGTCGTCGATCGTGAGCTCAAAGGCACCAAAATGTCCCCGCGTGTTGCGGATAGTGCCCTTCACGATCGGGAAGACTGTCGTCGCAGGCGGCGTGATGTCGGTCGGCTGCTTGAGCATCACCGTTACATCGAGGTGGCCTGCCAGGAGCCTGCCTGCTTCGATCGCCGCCTCATCGCGCCCATAGATCAGGATGATGCCGTCGCTCGACAGCGTGACCAGCGGATAGTCCGGTGCGGAGATCGTAGCGGCCGCAAGCAGCGCGGCCATCTTCGCGCCCGCATTAGCGCCCTCGCGCGACCAGCCCGCGGTTTCGCGGACGTTGACGAAGCTGATCCCAGCCGGGCGTTCGCCGGCCTCGTCGGTAAACTGCGCCGCCTGCTGCGTGCAGGCGACCGTCAGCGCGCCGTCCGCCTTTGCGGCACTGCGGAAATCGTCGAGTTCCGCACCGCAGAGATGACGAAAGGTTTTGATGTCACAGTTGGGGCATCCACGTCGGATCGCGGCCGTGTCGAGGCGCATCGTGTCTTCGCACGAGCAGATCAGGACGGTCTTTGCTGGTTGCTCCAGGTTGAGCCCTCCGTCAGTGCGGCGCGGAGGACGGACTCGCGCCGACCTATTGCCTCGTATAGATATTTCCAATCGGGAAGAAAAGGAATGTGGAGGCCGACTTGCCGTCGACGCCCGCCAGCCACGTTTCCCTGGCGGAACCCATCCATCTGCCGCCGCCGTTCACACTCGTCCGGTTGCGCGAGAGCGGAGATGCCTTTGCCCACGCTTGCCGCATTGCACCCGAGAGGGGTGCCGGCACGCTGGCCTATGTCGGGCGGTTCGATCTCGCCGAATTCGCCGTGGTGCTCGAGCCGGGCGAAGCCTTGAGCACGGCTAGGCGCGCCTTCTACGCCGGCATGGTCGCGCTCACCGACGCTCTTCGTGCCTATGCGCCGCCGAGCAAGACGGTTGCGATCGACTGGCCAGATGCGGTCCGGATTGACGGCGGCCTTGTCGGCGGCGGGCGGATGGGATGGCCATCGTCCGCGCGCGAGCACAAGCCGCCGGCATGGCTCGTGTTCGGTGCCATGATCCGGACCGTCACAATGACCGAGCAGGGGGCCGGTGTTCACCCGCTGGCGTCCGCGCTGGATGAGGAGGGGTTTGGCGAGGCGGGCGCAGCGCAAGTAACGGAAAGCTTTGCGCGGCACCTTATGCGGGCGATCGACAGTTGGCAGGTTGATGGCTTTGACGGCATCGCGCGCGATTATCTCAGTCGCTTGGCCCGCGAACGGGAAACCATTCTGCGGATCGACGATTGCGGCGATCTCCTCACGCGCCGCATCAACACTGATCGGGCTGGGCGGAGTGAGCTCGCTAAGGCGCTCGCCACGCCATCCTGGCTTGATCCGAAGCTTGGAGGGCCGCGCTTGTGAAGCTGCTACGGACCATCGCGCTCGATCCCTCAGACACCTTCGTGTTCGACTTTGCCGCCGGATCAGGCGAGTGGGCCGTCTCCGGCGCCTTCCGCTTCTGCGATCAGGACCCTGCCAAGCTCAGGGGCAAGGCGCGCGCGGCCTTTCGCAGCGGCTTTCTCGGCGCGCAATCCTGGGGCTGGTCGACGCTAGCGCAGATCGTTCCGGCGACGGAGGATGATTGCCGGGCGCTGATCGAACTCCTTGCCAGGCAGCTCGTCGATCGCTTCGGCGCGCCGGATCTGGCAACCGCGCGGACGGCTGCGGAGGAGGAAGTCGCTTTTGTGCAATCGCTCTGCACCCATCCGATCAGCTCGCTCATTGCCGTCCACCGATCGGCGAGCGATGGCGAAGTCCGGGAGGCGTTCCGCAGGCTGCAACTGCGGAAAGCGCAGGGCCATGGCAAGGCATTCTCGTTCATGGAAATGGAGGATGATGTCGAGCCTGACCTTGATCTCCACCTTGCCGATATGGGCGAGGAGCGGCGGCGATGAAAGATTTCTGGATCGCGTGCGGTCACCATCTGCTCGATCGCGACGAGAGCGGCGGGCTTTGCGTCACCGACGAGTTCCTGAAAGCCTATTTTGCCCGTCCCGAGCTGATGCCGCCGGACGACGCATGCCCGGTCGAGCGGCGGTTGCATCGTGAGTTGCTCGCCGATCCGCGCCAGCCCGTCAGCGCAGGCGAGATCGCTGTGATCGCAGATGCGGACGCCCGAGAAAACTGGAACTTCGTGCTCGCCTTTCGCGATCTCCTCCTCCGGCATTCGACACTTGAGGCTGCCTATCTCGCAACCGTCCATTCGCGGGCCAGCAACCTGCCGCCGCTGTTCGTCAATCAGCTCGTGCAGGTGATCCTGCGCAACGCTCTCGATGACTGCGACGACGCGTACGTGCTGCGCGCTGCGGAACTGTTCTTCCGTCCCCAGCGCATCCTGCCGCATGATCAGGCCCTGCTGCTGGGGGATGAGGAGGTCGTCGGCGGACGCAACCCAGCTCCCGTGCTTTCGCTGATGTCGATGCTGGGAGCTGTGACCGACGCCCAGCTGGACGTATTGAGCGACGGAAATGCCGAGGAATATTGGCGGCGTAGCGACCATTTCGACATGGCTTTCGACCTCACCTCAGGCGGCCGCGGACCGGCTGCGCTGGCGCAGGCGATGGCGCGCTGGATCTCCCATCTGCTCGCGATCGACGTCGCGATCGAGCCGCTGCGGGAGCTGCATGAAGCGCGGCTCAGCTGGTATGTCGGGCTCGACGCCGACGCCACCAGTCTCGGCGACCGTCTCTGGCATGGCGAGCAGCTCGATGAACCCAGTGCCGGACGAGTGTTGTCGTTGTTTCGCCTGACGTTTGCCGACGCGAGCGCGGCCACCGAGGATATGCGGGGCGAGTCGATCTATTTGATCCTGGCGATGACGTCCGATCGGAAGCTCGGGATGAAGCCGCAGAATCTGTTGACGGGGCTGCCGATCAAGCGCCTGGAGATGGTGACGTGAGCCCCGCCGCGCTCCCACTCCTGCGCATTCCCATCGGCATCGTCGTCGAGCGGCGCAAGGCGGACTCGCCTTGGACCGACTTCGTCTGGCGCGCTGTCGCCGTGCTGCCCGATGAGCCCGAGACAAAACCCTGGACGGTGCTCCGCGAAGAGGACAGCAAAACCCTGCTCTATGCCGGTAGCGCCACAGTCGATCTCTACACGTCCGAGACGGCGCGCTATCGTGACAATCTCGCCTCGGGCGCTCCGAGCATCTGGACCGTCTTGTCGCCGGCTGAAGGTGCGTGGCCTTATTCGCTGGCGGCTGCCACGGCCGATCCTGCGGAGGGCGAGGCGTTCACCGAGGCC
This genomic interval from Bradyrhizobium sp. CB82 contains the following:
- a CDS encoding c-type cytochrome, which translates into the protein MAAPLAGPVHAQLIGHGGPVRAVAVSVDGKTVLSGSFDTAAIRWSLATESAEQVLRLHADAVNAVVFLGETRMATAGADGRIAIWTAGRQQPDRVFEGHTGPIVALAVSPDASTLASASWDRTVRLWSLSDGTSRVLEGHSQNVNGVAFMPDGQSLVSVGYDLTARIWRLADGTSEIATFPAPLNAVAIAPDGEIVTGAADGKLRMMAADGKESGNVVADATPIVALAISHDGALIAAAGIGGNVAIIDRKARSVLRTLVGPGRPVWSVAFLPDGGATLLTGGADGKISRWNALTGDAVGSKLSGTPADPLAAYAGDHGAEIFRACVACHTLSDKETQRAGPTLAGLYGRKIASLPGYRFSDALKTMDIVWTPETVARLFEIGPTAYTPGTKMPEQRIGSPEDRHALTAFLARVTAK
- a CDS encoding 4Fe-4S binding protein, which gives rise to MRLDTAAIRRGCPNCDIKTFRHLCGAELDDFRSAAKADGALTVACTQQAAQFTDEAGERPAGISFVNVRETAGWSREGANAGAKMAALLAAATISAPDYPLVTLSSDGIILIYGRDEAAIEAGRLLAGHLDVTVMLKQPTDITPPATTVFPIVKGTIRNTRGHFGAFELTIDDYAQPRPSSRDRFVFEAPRNGATSRCDVVLDLSGEAPLFAAHELRDGYLRADPRDPAAVLRAVLAARDLVGSFDKPRYVDFTPSLCAHSRSKLTGCHRCLDLCPTGAITPDGDHVAVNAEVCAGCGQCAAACPTGAASYALPPADTQLQILRAMLLAYRAAGGAHAVLLLHDSPHGTPLIHALARHGGGLPANVLPLAVNELTQVGLEAVIGAFAHGASAVRFLLREKPRHEVTGLSQTIAMAEAILIGLGFDGCRVATIETDDPDALGAQLGGIEMLAAVETPATFKTVGKRRDLLRFALSELHRLAPTPVDVVALPQGAPVGAISVNTDGCTLCLSCVSVCPTGALRDDPERPVLKFAEDACVQCGLCQSTCPEKVISLRPQIDFRAARAPAVVIKEEEPALCVRCGTPFGVKSTIDRIAAKLEGRHWMYPVGDKRLDALRMCADCRVIVMSEQQFDPSAGVPERAPPRTTDDYLRQRDHKN
- a CDS encoding biotin/lipoate--protein ligase family protein, with protein sequence MPSTPASHVSLAEPIHLPPPFTLVRLRESGDAFAHACRIAPERGAGTLAYVGRFDLAEFAVVLEPGEALSTARRAFYAGMVALTDALRAYAPPSKTVAIDWPDAVRIDGGLVGGGRMGWPSSAREHKPPAWLVFGAMIRTVTMTEQGAGVHPLASALDEEGFGEAGAAQVTESFARHLMRAIDSWQVDGFDGIARDYLSRLARERETILRIDDCGDLLTRRINTDRAGRSELAKALATPSWLDPKLGGPRL
- a CDS encoding DUF6505 family protein; translation: MKLLRTIALDPSDTFVFDFAAGSGEWAVSGAFRFCDQDPAKLRGKARAAFRSGFLGAQSWGWSTLAQIVPATEDDCRALIELLARQLVDRFGAPDLATARTAAEEEVAFVQSLCTHPISSLIAVHRSASDGEVREAFRRLQLRKAQGHGKAFSFMEMEDDVEPDLDLHLADMGEERRR
- a CDS encoding DUF6352 family protein, with protein sequence MKDFWIACGHHLLDRDESGGLCVTDEFLKAYFARPELMPPDDACPVERRLHRELLADPRQPVSAGEIAVIADADARENWNFVLAFRDLLLRHSTLEAAYLATVHSRASNLPPLFVNQLVQVILRNALDDCDDAYVLRAAELFFRPQRILPHDQALLLGDEEVVGGRNPAPVLSLMSMLGAVTDAQLDVLSDGNAEEYWRRSDHFDMAFDLTSGGRGPAALAQAMARWISHLLAIDVAIEPLRELHEARLSWYVGLDADATSLGDRLWHGEQLDEPSAGRVLSLFRLTFADASAATEDMRGESIYLILAMTSDRKLGMKPQNLLTGLPIKRLEMVT
- a CDS encoding DUF3305 domain-containing protein produces the protein MSPAALPLLRIPIGIVVERRKADSPWTDFVWRAVAVLPDEPETKPWTVLREEDSKTLLYAGSATVDLYTSETARYRDNLASGAPSIWTVLSPAEGAWPYSLAAATADPAEGEAFTEAGANLVEAVPMPEVLREAIESFVAEHHVEREFFKRKRRQADPEALARRQHQGGHE